One window of Neptuniibacter halophilus genomic DNA carries:
- a CDS encoding YheV family putative zinc ribbon protein, translated as MSVIKRFIAGAVCPRCGEMDCIRTFRDEAREYKECVRCDYEDSMRLDGEPELEELETRVNRENKPQIEEGAQPLLFTANPGSGRKDH; from the coding sequence ATGAGTGTAATTAAACGGTTTATCGCCGGGGCGGTTTGCCCCCGCTGTGGAGAGATGGATTGTATCCGTACTTTCCGTGACGAGGCGCGGGAGTACAAAGAGTGTGTCCGCTGCGATTATGAAGATTCCATGCGTCTGGATGGCGAGCCTGAGCTGGAAGAGCTGGAAACCCGGGTAAACCGGGAGAACAAGCCGCAAATAGAGGAGGGTGCACAGCCGTTGCTGTTCACTGCCAACCCGGGCAGTGGTCGCAAGGACCACTAA
- the prlC gene encoding oligopeptidase A: MSNPMLEPQLLPAFSKIQPESIEPAIDQILADNRAGVEQLLQNLTTASWDTLVAPLEEMNDRLAKAWSPVSHMNSVVNSDALRDAYNACLPKLSRYWTEMGQNQGLFQAFRELADGSEFSTLSEARQKVISNTLRDFRLSGIALEGEEKQRYGELQQRLSELTTRFSENVMDATDAWSKLLTDEASLAGLPDMAKAAAQQMAASRGEEGWLVTLDFPSYLACITYADDRELRREIYTAFATRASEQGPGEGQWDNSAVMTEILDLRYELAKLLGFDNYAEYSLATKMAENTDQVVGFLNDLAEKSRAVAQQDFQQLTDFAREEHGLEALEAWDLAYYGEKLKQARYAISEEQIRPYFPLPKVLEGLFAVTGRLFDIEITEVNEFDRWHPDARLFEISRNGELIARFFMDLYAREKKRGGAWMDDCRVRRRLDDGALQLPVAYLVCNFSSPVGDDPALLTHNEVTTLFHEFGHGLHHMLTRIECADVSGINGVAWDAVELPSQFLENWCYEPEALALISGHYQSGEPLPQALLDKMLAAKNFQSGMMMMRQLEFSLFDFVLHRDYQPGETSVQAVLDQVRSQVAVITPPAFNRFQHSFSHIFAGGYAAGYYSYKWAEVLSADAFSRFEEEGIFSEAAGADFRQHILEMGGSREPMELFVAFRGREPQVDALLRHSGITE; the protein is encoded by the coding sequence ATGAGTAACCCAATGCTTGAACCACAGCTGTTGCCAGCCTTCAGCAAGATCCAGCCGGAATCGATTGAGCCGGCTATTGATCAGATACTGGCAGATAACCGGGCTGGGGTGGAGCAGTTACTGCAGAATCTGACCACCGCAAGCTGGGATACTCTGGTAGCACCGCTTGAGGAGATGAATGACCGTCTGGCCAAGGCCTGGTCTCCGGTTTCGCACATGAACTCCGTGGTTAACAGCGATGCGCTGCGTGATGCCTATAATGCCTGTCTGCCGAAACTGTCCCGCTACTGGACCGAGATGGGCCAGAATCAGGGCCTGTTTCAGGCCTTCCGTGAACTGGCTGACGGCTCCGAATTCAGCACCCTGAGCGAAGCCCGGCAGAAGGTGATCAGCAACACTCTGCGTGACTTCCGCCTTTCCGGTATCGCTCTCGAGGGCGAGGAGAAGCAGCGCTACGGTGAGCTGCAGCAGCGTCTTTCTGAGTTGACTACCCGTTTCTCCGAGAACGTGATGGATGCCACCGACGCCTGGAGCAAACTGTTAACCGACGAAGCGTCGCTGGCGGGGCTGCCGGATATGGCGAAGGCGGCGGCACAGCAGATGGCTGCAAGCCGTGGAGAAGAGGGCTGGCTGGTAACGCTGGATTTCCCGTCGTATCTGGCGTGCATCACTTATGCGGATGACCGGGAGCTGCGCCGTGAAATCTATACCGCCTTTGCAACCCGTGCTTCCGAACAGGGACCGGGTGAAGGACAGTGGGATAACTCGGCGGTGATGACAGAGATTCTTGATCTGCGTTATGAACTGGCGAAGCTGCTCGGTTTTGACAACTACGCGGAGTACTCTCTGGCGACCAAAATGGCGGAAAACACCGATCAGGTAGTGGGTTTTCTTAACGATCTGGCTGAGAAAAGCCGTGCTGTTGCGCAGCAGGATTTTCAGCAGTTAACCGACTTTGCCCGTGAAGAGCATGGTCTGGAAGCGCTCGAAGCCTGGGATCTGGCTTATTATGGCGAGAAACTGAAACAGGCCCGTTATGCGATCTCTGAAGAGCAGATCCGGCCTTATTTCCCACTGCCGAAGGTGCTTGAGGGTTTGTTCGCGGTGACGGGGCGCCTGTTTGATATTGAGATTACCGAGGTTAATGAATTTGATCGCTGGCATCCCGATGCGCGCCTGTTTGAGATCAGCCGCAACGGTGAGCTGATTGCCCGTTTCTTTATGGATCTCTACGCCCGTGAGAAAAAACGTGGTGGGGCCTGGATGGATGATTGCCGGGTGCGTCGGCGTCTGGATGATGGCGCCCTGCAACTGCCGGTGGCTTATCTGGTCTGTAACTTCAGCTCACCGGTCGGCGATGACCCGGCACTGCTGACCCACAATGAAGTGACCACGCTGTTCCACGAATTCGGTCATGGCCTGCATCATATGCTGACCCGGATTGAGTGTGCTGATGTGAGCGGTATCAACGGGGTTGCCTGGGATGCGGTAGAACTGCCAAGCCAGTTTCTGGAAAACTGGTGTTACGAGCCGGAAGCGCTGGCGCTGATCTCGGGCCACTACCAGAGTGGTGAACCACTGCCGCAGGCGCTGCTGGATAAAATGCTTGCCGCGAAGAATTTCCAGTCAGGCATGATGATGATGCGTCAGTTGGAGTTCTCACTGTTCGACTTCGTTCTGCACCGGGATTACCAGCCGGGTGAAACCTCGGTTCAGGCGGTACTGGATCAGGTCCGCAGTCAGGTGGCGGTGATCACGCCACCCGCGTTTAACCGCTTCCAGCACAGTTTCAGTCACATTTTTGCCGGTGGCTATGCGGCTGGTTACTACAGCTATAAGTGGGCTGAAGTCTTGTCGGCGGACGCTTTCTCCCGGTTTGAGGAGGAGGGGATCTTCAGCGAAGCGGCCGGTGCGGATTTCCGTCAGCATATTCTGGAGATGGGCGGTTCCAGAGAACCGATGGAGTTGTTTGTCGCTTTCCGTGGCCGTGAGCCACAGGTCGATGCACTGCTGCGTCACAGTGGAATTACGGAGTAA
- a CDS encoding Fur family transcriptional regulator: MDNAQLGFHPEHDHHHCIEQALEDARSLCKTRGLRFTPIRELVLRSIWQSHKPLGAYELLPTLAEAGFNSAPPTVYRALDFLQEQGLVHRIALLNAFIGCPHPGEQHESSFLICKQCNNAVEIDTDNIVQAIAGQARKLGFQPEQQSIEVLGLCPRCQQGDDA; this comes from the coding sequence ATGGATAACGCTCAGCTTGGCTTTCACCCGGAGCACGATCACCACCACTGTATTGAACAGGCACTGGAGGACGCTCGCAGCCTCTGCAAAACCCGCGGCTTACGGTTTACCCCGATCCGCGAACTGGTGCTGCGCAGTATCTGGCAAAGTCACAAACCGCTGGGTGCCTACGAGCTTCTGCCTACACTCGCCGAAGCCGGGTTTAACTCCGCCCCCCCGACCGTATACCGGGCACTGGATTTCCTTCAGGAACAGGGACTGGTGCACCGCATCGCGCTGCTCAACGCCTTTATCGGCTGTCCCCATCCGGGGGAGCAGCATGAGAGCTCCTTCCTGATCTGCAAGCAGTGCAATAATGCGGTTGAGATCGATACCGATAACATCGTTCAAGCCATTGCCGGACAGGCACGTAAACTGGGTTTCCAGCCGGAACAGCAGTCAATTGAAGTACTCGGTCTCTGCCCCCGCTGTCAGCAGGGTGACGACGCATGA
- a CDS encoding DMT family transporter — translation MNLFLSIPAAIRYMLLSTLGFALMGACVKAAGMRGIPVLEIVAARAAVSLLLSYLDIKRKRIQVWGEQKMLLVARGAIGAVALVCVYYSVTTLTLADATVLQYTHPAFTALLALLFLGERIRAATLVCLLLSFAGVLVMVRPGAVAEGFSALPALSLAAALAGAFGSAAAYVLVRKLSQTEDSSVIIFYFPLIALPASLVMLGDTLVIPDMEGLMLLLLVGIFTQMGQIGLTKAMATESAAKATAYSYVQVIFAALLGIWLFAEIPTLWTLLGGGLIIAGALINALWKR, via the coding sequence ATGAATCTGTTTCTGAGTATTCCGGCGGCGATCCGCTATATGCTGTTATCCACTCTGGGTTTTGCCCTGATGGGGGCTTGTGTAAAAGCGGCGGGGATGCGCGGTATTCCGGTGCTGGAGATTGTTGCGGCGCGTGCTGCGGTGTCTCTGTTGCTGAGTTATCTGGATATCAAACGTAAGCGAATCCAGGTCTGGGGAGAGCAGAAAATGCTGCTGGTTGCGCGGGGTGCCATTGGCGCTGTGGCGCTGGTCTGTGTGTACTATTCGGTGACCACGCTGACGCTGGCCGATGCGACGGTGTTGCAGTATACCCATCCGGCCTTTACCGCGTTGCTGGCCCTGTTGTTTCTGGGGGAGCGGATACGTGCAGCGACGCTTGTCTGTCTGTTACTGAGCTTTGCCGGGGTGCTGGTCATGGTTCGGCCGGGGGCTGTGGCTGAGGGTTTCAGTGCGCTGCCTGCACTGAGTCTGGCAGCCGCACTGGCGGGGGCCTTTGGCAGTGCGGCCGCCTATGTGCTTGTGCGCAAGCTGAGCCAGACCGAAGACAGTTCAGTGATCATTTTCTATTTCCCGTTGATCGCACTGCCGGCTTCGCTGGTGATGCTGGGTGACACACTGGTCATACCGGATATGGAAGGGCTGATGTTGCTGCTGCTGGTGGGGATCTTTACCCAGATGGGTCAGATCGGCCTGACCAAAGCGATGGCAACCGAGTCGGCGGCAAAGGCGACCGCCTACTCCTATGTACAGGTGATATTTGCTGCGCTGCTGGGGATCTGGCTGTTTGCCGAAATCCCCACCCTGTGGACCCTGCTGGGGGGCGGCCTGATTATCGCAGGGGCATTGATCAACGCCCTCTGGAAGCGTTGA
- the znuB gene encoding zinc ABC transporter permease subunit ZnuB, producing MPEFLLFALLGGLGVAAVAGPLGSFVVWRRMAYFGDTLAHSALLGVTLGFLLDINMNLAVVFCCVALALVLVAMQRQRLVATDTLLGIMAHSALSLGLVAVALLEIRVDLLSYLFGDLLAVGMEDLLWIYGGGSLALALLCWLWQPLLAITINEELAHVEGVNVAWTRLVLMLLIAVVIAIAMKIVGLLLITSLLIIPAAASRRLARTPEQMAIGAGLVGCLSVSGGLGLSWHFDTPAGPSVVVVALLIFLLLYAIPSRQRA from the coding sequence ATGCCGGAATTTCTCCTCTTTGCTCTGCTTGGCGGACTGGGTGTAGCAGCCGTTGCCGGGCCACTGGGCTCTTTTGTAGTCTGGCGGCGGATGGCCTATTTCGGCGACACCCTCGCCCACTCGGCCTTGCTGGGCGTAACTCTGGGCTTTCTGCTGGATATCAATATGAATCTGGCGGTGGTGTTCTGCTGTGTCGCGCTGGCGCTGGTGCTGGTCGCGATGCAACGCCAGCGTCTGGTCGCCACCGACACCCTGCTCGGAATTATGGCTCACAGCGCCCTCTCACTGGGTCTGGTCGCCGTCGCCCTGCTTGAGATCCGGGTTGACCTGCTGTCTTACCTGTTCGGCGACCTGCTGGCGGTTGGCATGGAGGATCTGTTGTGGATCTATGGCGGCGGCAGCCTTGCGCTGGCGCTGCTCTGCTGGCTCTGGCAACCCTTACTGGCGATCACCATCAATGAGGAACTGGCCCATGTCGAGGGCGTTAACGTCGCCTGGACCCGTCTGGTTCTGATGCTGCTGATTGCGGTGGTGATTGCGATCGCCATGAAGATTGTCGGCCTGCTGCTGATCACCTCGCTGCTGATCATTCCTGCTGCTGCATCACGCCGTCTGGCCCGCACCCCGGAACAGATGGCGATCGGCGCAGGTCTGGTGGGCTGCCTCTCGGTCAGTGGCGGACTGGGGCTGTCATGGCACTTTGACACGCCTGCCGGCCCCTCAGTGGTCGTGGTAGCCCTGCTGATTTTTCTCCTTTTGTATGCCATCCCCTCGCGACAGAGGGCCTGA
- the znuA gene encoding zinc ABC transporter substrate-binding protein ZnuA, whose translation MKKISFVALLVSLFSSNLLAQSLNVVTSIKPLQLVAEAIVADLGKVDVLIPPGASPHHYALRPSDLRRLNDADLVVWVGPEMEQFLGKALKSTPAPVLQLMEGDAQAAGGHAHDHAEGEHHHGENDPHIWLDPVLMLEAADQIRQQLSLQAPKQAAQLQANYERFSAELIAAEAHVRQQLLPLQKRGFVVFHDAFSLLVDHYGLNQRAYFTVDPARAPGAKKLQQIQTLLEQENIGCVFTEPQFKAAVIERIVSGYPVRLGQLDPLAIDITTEQGYPGYLRALGANIQSCLQ comes from the coding sequence ATGAAAAAAATATCCTTTGTAGCGCTGCTTGTCAGCCTTTTCAGTTCAAACCTGCTGGCGCAGTCGCTGAACGTAGTGACCAGTATCAAACCGCTGCAGTTGGTGGCTGAAGCAATCGTTGCCGATCTCGGTAAGGTGGATGTATTGATCCCGCCGGGGGCTTCTCCGCATCACTATGCCCTGCGGCCCTCTGACCTGCGTCGCCTGAACGATGCTGATCTGGTGGTCTGGGTCGGTCCGGAGATGGAGCAGTTTCTGGGTAAAGCGCTGAAATCAACTCCGGCACCTGTGCTGCAATTGATGGAGGGCGATGCACAAGCAGCCGGCGGGCATGCCCACGATCATGCGGAGGGTGAACATCATCACGGCGAAAACGATCCGCATATCTGGCTTGACCCGGTACTGATGCTGGAAGCCGCAGATCAGATCAGGCAGCAGCTCAGCCTTCAGGCACCGAAACAGGCGGCGCAGTTGCAGGCAAACTACGAGCGTTTCAGTGCAGAACTGATTGCGGCGGAGGCTCATGTTCGTCAGCAGCTATTGCCGCTCCAGAAGCGGGGGTTCGTTGTATTCCACGACGCATTCAGCCTGCTGGTCGATCACTACGGGCTGAACCAGCGGGCGTACTTCACGGTCGATCCGGCGCGTGCGCCGGGAGCGAAAAAACTGCAGCAGATCCAGACCCTGCTGGAACAGGAGAATATCGGCTGTGTCTTCACCGAACCCCAGTTTAAGGCAGCGGTGATCGAGCGGATTGTGTCGGGCTATCCGGTCCGGTTGGGGCAGTTAGATCCTCTGGCTATCGATATTACAACCGAGCAGGGCTACCCCGGTTATCTGAGAGCGCTCGGCGCTAATATTCAAAGCTGTCTGCAGTAA
- the znuC gene encoding zinc ABC transporter ATP-binding protein ZnuC, whose amino-acid sequence MSQHSHDPLVRLNQVNLSFGRNHVLQDINTELHRGCITTLIGPNGAGKTTLVRLVLGLIKPDNGSIWMEPGLRIGYMPQKLQIDTTFPLTVERFLRTAQRCDRPQMLSALDNVGAARLLQQNIHNLSGGEMQRVLLARALLRDPQLLVLDEPVQGVDINGQLELYNLIARIRDERGCGVLMVSHDLHLVMAATDHVVCINHHICCSGHPEQVTNDPSFTELFGVKGSDQLAVYSHHHNHRHNDHGDIIHDHPCKGDH is encoded by the coding sequence ATGAGTCAACACAGCCACGATCCGCTGGTACGTCTGAATCAGGTCAACCTGAGCTTTGGGCGCAACCATGTGCTGCAGGACATCAATACTGAACTGCACCGCGGCTGTATCACCACCCTGATCGGCCCCAACGGTGCCGGTAAAACCACACTGGTGCGCCTGGTACTGGGCCTGATCAAACCGGATAACGGCAGCATCTGGATGGAGCCGGGGTTACGCATCGGCTATATGCCGCAAAAACTGCAAATAGACACCACGTTTCCCCTCACCGTTGAGCGCTTTCTCCGTACCGCACAACGTTGTGACCGACCGCAGATGCTGTCGGCACTGGATAATGTCGGCGCCGCACGCCTGCTGCAGCAGAATATTCATAACCTCTCCGGCGGTGAGATGCAGCGCGTGCTGCTGGCCCGGGCACTGCTGCGTGACCCGCAGTTGCTGGTACTGGATGAACCGGTACAGGGTGTGGATATCAACGGGCAACTGGAACTGTACAACCTGATCGCGAGGATTCGCGATGAGCGTGGTTGTGGCGTACTGATGGTCAGCCACGACCTGCATCTGGTGATGGCCGCTACCGATCACGTCGTCTGCATCAATCACCATATCTGTTGCTCCGGCCACCCGGAACAGGTCACCAACGATCCCTCGTTCACCGAGCTGTTTGGTGTTAAGGGCAGCGACCAACTGGCGGTTTACAGCCACCACCATAACCATCGCCATAACGATCACGGCGATATCATTCACGACCACCCGTGCAAAGGGGATCACTGA
- a CDS encoding response regulator, translating to MSKTQRTINVPPASAVVLIVDDMQSMRMLTRTTLKSMGFRRIVESPNGEEALKRLRLMNIDLIICDWDMPQMNGLELLRNLRADQRLNRIPFIMLTAHAEAHLIHESIATGVDSYLVKPYQPTALCSRVNTLLKTPG from the coding sequence ATGAGTAAAACACAGCGAACCATCAACGTCCCACCCGCCAGCGCAGTTGTTCTGATCGTTGACGATATGCAGTCAATGCGGATGCTGACCCGCACCACGCTGAAAAGCATGGGCTTTCGACGCATCGTTGAAAGCCCGAACGGGGAAGAAGCGCTGAAACGACTGCGACTGATGAATATCGACCTGATTATCTGTGACTGGGATATGCCACAGATGAACGGCCTTGAACTGCTACGTAACCTGCGGGCAGATCAACGCCTCAATCGCATCCCGTTCATTATGCTCACGGCCCACGCCGAAGCACACCTGATCCACGAATCGATCGCCACCGGCGTCGACAGCTATCTGGTGAAGCCTTACCAGCCCACGGCCCTTTGCAGCCGGGTAAACACCCTGCTCAAAACACCGGGTTAG
- a CDS encoding PQQ-dependent sugar dehydrogenase codes for MNVLFLSLTMALPGPLPDLSALQHPPGVQIDVIARADNVRQLALAADGTLFAGSRRAGKVYAFRDLDGDGQYEESRVIASNLNLPSGIALQGNDLYVAEVHQILRFPGLLPLSSTPPPAEVYFDQLPDKRHHGWKYLKFGPDGALYFNIGAPCNICLSPEPFATLVRLSADKQLQIIAQGVRNSVGFTWQPGSNRLWFTDNGRDHLGDDLPSDELNQLQHTGEHFGYPFRHGENLPDPQFGTQGGHDSTPARYELGAHVAPLGLTFYRGEGLPGADRNSLFIAEHGSWNRSSKVGYRVVKLQIEGDQVISHEPYISGWLQGQSHWGRPNDVLVTPRGHLLISDDYAGVIYRVRPEPTR; via the coding sequence ATGAATGTACTGTTTCTCAGTCTGACAATGGCCCTGCCCGGCCCACTGCCGGACCTCTCAGCCCTGCAACATCCGCCGGGCGTTCAGATCGACGTCATCGCCCGTGCCGACAATGTTCGCCAGTTGGCGCTGGCTGCTGACGGCACCCTGTTTGCCGGCAGTCGCCGGGCAGGCAAAGTTTACGCCTTTCGCGATCTGGACGGCGATGGCCAGTATGAAGAGAGCAGGGTGATCGCCAGTAACCTGAATCTGCCCAGCGGAATCGCGCTGCAGGGCAATGATCTCTACGTGGCCGAAGTACACCAGATACTGCGTTTCCCCGGTCTGCTACCGCTGAGCAGTACGCCGCCCCCGGCGGAGGTCTATTTTGATCAGCTACCGGATAAACGCCACCACGGCTGGAAATATCTCAAATTCGGTCCGGATGGAGCGCTGTATTTCAATATCGGTGCGCCCTGTAATATCTGCCTCAGCCCTGAACCCTTCGCCACACTGGTGCGGCTGAGCGCTGATAAGCAACTGCAGATTATCGCCCAAGGCGTGCGCAACAGCGTTGGCTTCACCTGGCAGCCGGGGAGCAACCGCCTGTGGTTTACCGACAATGGCCGCGATCATCTGGGCGACGACCTGCCTTCCGACGAGCTGAACCAGCTACAGCACACCGGCGAACATTTCGGTTACCCCTTCCGCCACGGAGAGAACCTGCCTGACCCGCAATTTGGTACTCAGGGTGGCCATGACTCTACACCGGCCCGGTATGAACTGGGCGCCCATGTAGCCCCGCTGGGGCTGACGTTTTACCGGGGAGAAGGCCTGCCCGGTGCCGACCGGAACAGCCTGTTTATTGCCGAACACGGTTCCTGGAACCGCAGCAGCAAGGTGGGTTATCGAGTCGTGAAACTACAGATTGAGGGGGATCAGGTGATCAGCCATGAACCTTACATCAGTGGCTGGCTGCAGGGGCAGAGCCACTGGGGACGCCCCAACGATGTGCTGGTGACACCGCGCGGCCATCTGCTGATCTCGGATGACTATGCCGGAGTGATCTACCGGGTCAGACCTGAGCCCACCCGGTAG
- a CDS encoding ABC transporter substrate-binding protein, whose translation MSALRKPVLILMIALLIGSGLLLLAAALQPDEKPGSLRIAVSSTPLSAPFYVAEKLGYFDEQAVQVELLDVAGGANCFDLLLQGKADLATSSDSVVMFNGFYYDHFAVIASFVESDNDIKLISREPLQLEASRDLSRLRIGVVENSASEYFLHNWLKHKGLDPLQPVYVPLDITEMHNALASGQVDLLSVWEPYAYKIYLQGADQINIVDTKGLFNLRFNLLELTDQPELQEQKQQVLLALQKAVHYIRNNPEAAQLILRHRLKLTQEFIDWSWKDYHFHLGLDNEQLSSLQHQAQWALSHGLVENHALPDYARLMDLNPISGAGIYNGKNPQTD comes from the coding sequence TGATCGGCAGCGGCCTGCTGTTATTGGCTGCTGCTCTGCAACCGGACGAGAAACCCGGTTCGTTGCGGATTGCGGTCTCCTCCACCCCACTTTCGGCGCCTTTCTATGTGGCCGAAAAGCTCGGTTACTTCGATGAACAGGCGGTACAGGTTGAGTTACTGGATGTTGCGGGGGGCGCAAACTGCTTTGATCTTCTGCTGCAGGGTAAGGCCGATCTGGCCACCAGCTCCGACTCGGTGGTCATGTTCAACGGCTTTTATTACGATCATTTTGCGGTCATCGCGAGTTTTGTCGAGTCCGACAACGATATCAAACTGATCAGCCGGGAACCCTTACAGCTCGAGGCCTCCCGCGATCTGAGCAGACTCCGGATCGGGGTCGTCGAAAACAGTGCCAGCGAATATTTTCTCCATAACTGGCTGAAACATAAGGGTCTCGACCCGCTGCAGCCGGTTTATGTGCCATTGGATATTACCGAGATGCATAACGCCCTGGCGTCGGGGCAGGTAGATCTGCTCTCGGTGTGGGAACCTTACGCCTATAAAATTTATCTGCAGGGGGCCGATCAGATCAATATTGTTGATACCAAGGGCCTGTTTAATCTGCGCTTCAACCTGCTGGAACTGACTGATCAGCCCGAACTGCAAGAACAGAAGCAGCAGGTCCTGCTGGCCTTACAGAAGGCGGTGCACTATATCCGCAACAACCCGGAAGCGGCACAGTTAATTTTGCGTCACAGACTGAAGCTGACTCAGGAGTTTATCGACTGGAGCTGGAAAGACTACCACTTCCATCTGGGGCTGGATAATGAGCAACTGAGTTCATTGCAGCATCAGGCGCAGTGGGCACTCAGCCATGGTCTGGTGGAAAATCATGCACTACCAGACTACGCCCGGCTGATGGATCTGAACCCGATCAGCGGAGCCGGAATTTACAACGGCAAAAATCCCCAGACAGATTAG